Proteins encoded by one window of Arabidopsis thaliana chromosome 2, partial sequence:
- the SPA1 gene encoding SPA (suppressor of phyA-105) protein family (SUPPRESSOR OF PHYA-105 1 (SPA1); CONTAINS InterPro DOMAIN/s: WD40 repeat 2 (InterPro:IPR019782), WD40 repeat, conserved site (InterPro:IPR019775), WD40 repeat (InterPro:IPR001680), Serine/threonine-protein kinase-like domain (InterPro:IPR017442), Protein kinase-like domain (InterPro:IPR011009), G-protein beta WD-40 repeat, region (InterPro:IPR020472), WD40 repeat-like-containing domain (InterPro:IPR011046), Protein kinase, catalytic domain (InterPro:IPR000719), WD40-repeat-containing domain (InterPro:IPR017986), WD40/YVTN repeat-like-containing domain (InterPro:IPR015943), WD40 repeat, subgroup (InterPro:IPR019781); BEST Arabidopsis thaliana protein match is: SPA1-related 2 (TAIR:AT4G11110.1); Has 31438 Blast hits to 19748 proteins in 684 species: Archae - 32; Bacteria - 4770; Metazoa - 12431; Fungi - 6743; Plants - 3442; Viruses - 2; Other Eukaryotes - 4018 (source: NCBI BLink).) → MPVMERVAEETVATNNIQLKARVDDVPCNKLDARHNDMVIQSETANSDCPGSSAHRNVDLTKPPPPEEAAGAKLSVEELTLGNYRIVQGSNNTNVDSPRAGKFEHLYRLARGSAFRAGDGDLDSQPRDMDQMLSRIRQQLAGAPSERQNLKPFMSRRSDQNLEAFSERLRAAGENSIMNAPALISEGVQMKTPVSSSNFSQLLLKRAMKGKGVVGKNQETPPEFVSDQDLGSKEKKLDISKSPTPHDVLPLKSSPKGNGMVSHGDGNHSKSSIGISLREFLRSSYAKREKRHGLCLFRQLVELVDSAHSKRLFLLDLRPSLFTLVPSKKLRYIGNFGKNDLESDVDEDLNRRRPVVEESSSGGRDSKKRKMDLHLNSPGNQLQATSTGRPFKRKSPVIDLNMVDARNPDSCELQQQDYIKNLSVSSVSRKQSMSTWLEEQWYTCPEEINGEDIGEKSNIYALGVLLFELLCHCESGEMHAAMMADLRHRILPPTFLSKYPKEAGFCLWLLHPEPSSRPSARDILKSELICEDDSVKSTAAAEEISELLLHFLSSLEVQKKKKASKLLQDIQTLEDDIKEAERRYSSNVSLVRSHGAIEKRVQSSPLDEHCTTSSALFVPTANTDRLMSNIRQLEDAYFFMRSQINLSSSAATARSDKTLKDRDRCSENQNENQDMSTKGKSSDQLEVFFEGLCKFARYSKFETCGTIRSGDLLNSASVVCSLSFDPDEEHIAAAGISKKIKIFDFNAFMNESVGVHYPLVEMVNKSKLSCVCWNSYIKNYLASTDYDGVVQIWDAGTGQGFSQYTEHQKRAWSVDFSPSDPTKFVSGSDDCSVKLWSINEKRSLGTIWSPANVCCVQFSSYSNHLLAFGSADYKVYCYDLRYVKTPWCTLAGHEKAVSYVKFMDSETIVSASTDNSLKLWNLNKTNSSGLSPGACSLTYKGHTNQKNFVGLSVLDGYIACGSETNEVYSYYKSLPMPMTSYKFGSVDPISGNEYFDDNGQFVSSVCWRKKSNMLVAANSTGNMKLLKLV, encoded by the exons ATGCCTGTTATGGAAAGAGTAGCTGAAGAAACTGTGGCGACTAACAACATACAATTGAAAGCACGAGTGGATGATGTTCCTTGTAATAAGCTTGATGCTCGTCATAACGATATGGTGATTCAATCAGAAACTGCAAACAGTGATTGTCCTGGAAGCTCAGCTCACAGGAATGTTGATTTGACTAAGCCGCCGCCTCCTGAGGAAGCCGCAGGAGCTAAGCTTTCTGTTGAAGAGTTGACATTGGGGAACTACAGGATTGTTCAAGGGAGTAATAATACTAATGTGGATAGTCCTAGGGCTGGCAAGTTTGAGCATCTTTATCGTTTGGCTAGAGGGTCTGCTTTTAGGGCAGGAGATGGGGATCTTGATTCTCAACCTCGTGATATGGATCAAATGTTGTCCAGAATCAGACAACAGCTTGCTGGAGCTCCTTCTGAGAGGCAAAACTTGAAACCTTTTATGTCTAGGAGGAGCGATCAGAATCTTGAAGCTTTTTCTGAACGTCTAAGAGCAGCTGGTGAGAATAGTATTATGAATGCTCCTGCATTGATCAGTGAAGGTGTCCAAATGAAAACGCCGGTGAGTTCTTCGAATTTTTCTCAGTTGTTACTTAAAAGAGCTATGAAAGGGAAAGGGGTAGTAGGAAAGAACCAGGAAACTCCTCCTGAATTTGTCTCTGATCAAGATTTAGGAAGCAAGGAAAAAAAGTTGGATATTAGCAAGTCGCCTACTCCTCACGATGTGTTACCTCTAAAATCAAGTCCCAAAGGAAATGGTATGGTATCACATGGTGATGGGAATCATAGTAAATCTTCTATTGGAATCAGTTTGAGGGAGTTTCTTAGATCAAGTTATgctaaaagagaaaaaagacaTGGCCTTTGTCTATTTAGGCAGCTGGTGGAACTGGTTGACTCAGCCCATTCAAAAAGATTATTCTTGCTAGACTTGAGACCATCCCTTTTCACTTTAGTTCCATCAAAGAAACTTAGATATATTGGTAATTTTGGAAAGAACGATCTAGAATCAGATGTTGACGAAGATTTGAATAGGAGGAGGCCTGTTGTTGAGGAATCATCTAGTGGAGGTAGGGATtcgaagaaaagaaaaatggactTGCATTTGAATTCTCCAGGGAATCAACTTCAGGCCACTTCAACCGGGCGACCTTTCAAAAGGAAAAGCCCTGTGATTGATTTAAACATGGTTGATGCACGTAATCCAGACAGTTGCGAGCTTCAACAGCAAGACTACATAAAAAATTTAAGCGTGTCTTCAGTGTCGAGAAAACAGTCTATGTCCACATGGCTAGAAGAGCAATGGTATACTTGTCCAGAGGAGATAAATGGAGAAGATATtggagaaaaatcaaatatttatgcCCTTGGTGTTCTTCTGTTTGAG TTGCTATGCCATTGCGAGTCAGGCGAGATGCATGCTGCAATGATGGCAGATTTACGCCATCGGATTCTCCCACCAACATTTCTCTCGAAATACCCGAAGGAAGCTGGATTTTGTCTTTGGCTTCTACATCCTGAACCCTCCTCCCGACCATCAGCTAG AGATATACTAAAGTCAGAGTTGATATGCGAGGATGATTCAGTTAAATCGACTGCTGCTGCTGAGGAGATATCTGAGCTGTTACTTCATTTTTTGTCTTCATTAGAagtgcagaagaagaaaaaagcatCTAAACTTTTGCAAGATATCCAGACCTTAGAGGATGATATTAAGGAGGCCGAGCGAAGATATTCTTCAAATGTATCTCTGGTGAGATCTCATGGAGCTATTGAAAAAAGGGTGCAATCATCTCCCCTAGACGAGCACTGTACAACTTCCAGTGCCTTGTTTGTACCAACTGCTAATACAGACAGGCTGATGAGTAATATCCGTCAACTTGAAGATGCATATTTTTTCATGCGATCACAAATCAACTTATCGAGTTCTGCTGCTACTGCCCGTTCTGACAAAACACTAAAGGACAGGGACAGATGCtctgaaaaccaaaatgaaaatcaGGATATGAGTACCAAAGGAAAATCTTCAGATCAACTCGAAGTGTTTTTCGAGGGGTTGTGCAAATTTGCTCGGTATAGCAAGTTCGAAACCTGTGGGACAATAAGAAGTGGGGACCTTTTAAACTCTGCAAGTGTGGTCTGCTCGTTGAGTTTTGACCCTGATGAAGAACACATAGCAGCAGCTGGGATATCAAAGAAGATCAAGATTTTTGACTTCAATGCATTTATGAATGAATCTGTCGGTGTTCATTATCCACTAGTAGAGATGGTCAACAAATCTAAATTAAGCTGTGTTTGCTGGAATAGCTACATCAAAAACTACTTGGCCTCGACTGACTACGATGGTGTAGTTCAG ATATGGGATGCCGGCACTGGACAAGGATTTTCGCAGTACACAGAACACCAGAAGAGAGCCTGGTCAGTTGATTTTTCTCCATCTGACCCGACAAAATTTGTTAGTGGAAGTGATGACTGCTCGGTGAAGCTTTGGAGCATCAATGAG AAACGTTCATTAGGCACAATCTGGAGTCCAGCAAATGTGTGTTGCGTGCAATTCTCTTCTTATTCCAATCACTTATTGGCATTTGGGTCAGCTGATTACAAGGTCTATTGCTATGACCTTCGGTATGTCAAAACACCTTGGTGCACATTGGCTGGTCATGAGAAAGCGGTGAGTTATGTTAAATTTATGGATTCAGAAACCATTGTTTCTGCTTCCACTGATAACTCTCTCAAGCTTTGGAATCTTAACAAGACAAATTCCTCTGGTTTATCTCCTGGTGCTTGTTCATTGACATATAAAGGACATACAAATCAGAAG AATTTCGTTGGATTGTCGGTTTTGGACGGATACATAGCTTGTGGTTCAGAGACCAATGAG GTATATAGTTACTATAAATCTTTACCGATGCCAATGACTTCATACAAGTTTGGATCCGTCGATCCCATTTCTGGAAACGAATACTTTGATGACAATGGACAGTTTGTGTCGAGCGTCTGTTGGAGGAAAAAATCGAATATGCTTGTAGCTGCAAACTCTACTGGAAACATGAAGCTACTAAAACTTGTTTGA
- a CDS encoding Mitochondrial substrate carrier family protein (Mitochondrial substrate carrier family protein; FUNCTIONS IN: binding; INVOLVED IN: transport, mitochondrial transport, transmembrane transport; LOCATED IN: mitochondrial inner membrane, membrane; EXPRESSED IN: guard cell; CONTAINS InterPro DOMAIN/s: Mitochondrial substrate carrier (InterPro:IPR001993), Mitochondrial substrate/solute carrier (InterPro:IPR018108); BEST Arabidopsis thaliana protein match is: manganese tracking factor for mitochondrial SOD2 (TAIR:AT4G27940.1); Has 35333 Blast hits to 34131 proteins in 2444 species: Archae - 798; Bacteria - 22429; Metazoa - 974; Fungi - 991; Plants - 531; Viruses - 0; Other Eukaryotes - 9610 (source: NCBI BLink).) has translation MFSTKLSARNNFMQEGFSRLWRGTNASLTLAIPTVGIYMPCYDYFRNIMEEFTTEKSPSLTVYVPLVAGTIARSLACISCYPVELARTRMQAFKGTQRNVKLPGVWKTLVDVVNPVKGSNNGYRMLWTGLGAQLARDVPFSAICWSILEPTRRSIQSAMGEEPRAGSIIGANFAAGFVAGAVAAAATCPLDVAKTRRQIEKNTDRAMTMTTRQTLAEIWRDGGMRGMFSGAGARVGRAGPSVAIVVSFYEVVKYGLHNFHQQ, from the exons ATGTTTTCTACAAAATTATCCGCCAG GAACAACTTTATGCAGGAAGGGTTTTCTAGGCTTTGGAGAGGTACAAACGCAAGTTTAACTTTAGCCATTCCGACT GTTGGGATCTACATGCCTTGTTATGATTATTTTCGCAACATAATGGAGGAGTTCACGACTGAGAAGTCTCCATCTTTGACGGTTTATGTCCCTCTAGTTGCTGGGACAATAGCACGCTCCTTGGCTTGTATCTCTTGTTACCCTGTTGAGTTAGCAAGGACACGGATGCAG GCATTTAAGGGAACGCAAAGAAATGTGAAACTGCCTGGCGTTTGGAAGACATTAGTTGACGTCGTCAATCCAGTGAAGGGCTCAAATAATGGATATAGGATGTTATGGACTGGTCTTGGTGCTCAACTTGCTAGGGATGTTCCATTCTCTGCAATCTGCTGGTCGATACTTGAGCCT ACCCGGAGAAGCATTCAGTCGGCCATGGGTGAAGAACCAAGGGCAGGCAGTATAATAGGTGCAAACTTCGCTGCTGGTTTTGTTGCGGGTGCAGTTGCTGCAGCAGCTACTTGCCCTCTAGATGTTGCAAAGACTAGGCGTCAAATAGAG AAGAACACAGATAGAGCCATGACAATGACCACAAGACAAACCTTGGCAGAGATTTGGAG GGACGGAGGGATGAGAGGGATGTTTAGTGGAGCAGGGGCTAGAGTGGGACGAGCAGGACCATCTGTAGCCATTGTGGTATCGTTTTACGAAGTGGTCAAGTACGGACTGCACAACTTCCACCAACAGTAA
- a CDS encoding uncharacterized protein (unknown protein; Has 5 Blast hits to 5 proteins in 2 species: Archae - 0; Bacteria - 0; Metazoa - 0; Fungi - 0; Plants - 5; Viruses - 0; Other Eukaryotes - 0 (source: NCBI BLink).): MDSSREANRKHDAEEKREDEKTSLMEVNLMVVLLSQLSTKKEDENGLEKERRDHVAHEARESRARANKRFMKDTKLMEKRTHVLQPMAKEFRHYRKM; this comes from the coding sequence atgGATTCGTCTCGCGAAGCCAATCGTAAACATGATGCGGaggagaaaagagaagacGAGAAAACTTCTCTGATGGAGGTAAATCTCATGGTGGTGCTTCTCTCTCAGCTTTCTACGAAGAAGGAAGATGAGAATGgtttggagaaagagagaagagaccaTGTTGCACACGAGGCTCGTGAATCTAGAGCACGTGCAAACAAGAGGTTTATGAAGGATACAAAGTTGATGGAGAAAAGGACTCACGTGCTTCAGCCCATGGCTAAAGAATTCAGGCATTACAGGAAAATGTGA
- the AGP16 gene encoding arabinogalactan protein 16 (arabinogalactan protein 16 (AGP16); CONTAINS InterPro DOMAIN/s: Protein of unknown function DUF1070 (InterPro:IPR009424); BEST Arabidopsis thaliana protein match is: arabinogalactan protein 20 (TAIR:AT3G61640.1); Has 35333 Blast hits to 34131 proteins in 2444 species: Archae - 798; Bacteria - 22429; Metazoa - 974; Fungi - 991; Plants - 531; Viruses - 0; Other Eukaryotes - 9610 (source: NCBI BLink).): MASRNSVTGFALFSFVFAVILSLAGAQSLAPAPAPTSDGTSIDQGIAYLLMVVALVLTYLIHPLDASSSYSFF; this comes from the exons ATGGCGTCGAGAAACTCCGTCACCGGATTCGCGTTGTTCAGTTTTGTATTCGCCGTCATCTTATCTCTCGCCGGCGCTCAATCCCTGGCTCCAGCTCCTGCTCCCACCAGCGATG GAACATCGATAGATCAAGGGATAGCGTATTTGCTAATGGTGGTGGCGTTAGTGCTGACTTACCTAATTCATCCTCttgatgcttcttcttcctactCCTTCttctaa
- the AGP16 gene encoding arabinogalactan protein 16 (arabinogalactan protein 16 (AGP16); CONTAINS InterPro DOMAIN/s: Protein of unknown function DUF1070 (InterPro:IPR009424); BEST Arabidopsis thaliana protein match is: arabinogalactan protein 20 (TAIR:AT3G61640.1); Has 35333 Blast hits to 34131 proteins in 2444 species: Archae - 798; Bacteria - 22429; Metazoa - 974; Fungi - 991; Plants - 531; Viruses - 0; Other Eukaryotes - 9610 (source: NCBI BLink).) → MASRNSVTGFALFSFVFAVILSLAGAQSLAPAPAPTSDGKPLYFSLSLLPRYSHFQI, encoded by the coding sequence ATGGCGTCGAGAAACTCCGTCACCGGATTCGCGTTGTTCAGTTTTGTATTCGCCGTCATCTTATCTCTCGCCGGCGCTCAATCCCTGGCTCCAGCTCCTGCTCCCACCAGCGATGGTAAGCCTCtctacttctctctctctcttcttccacgATATTCGCATTTCCAGATCTGA